One genomic segment of Brevibacillus laterosporus LMG 15441 includes these proteins:
- a CDS encoding NTTRR-F1 domain, whose protein sequence is MPFSNIVENGNFESGTLLPWSFTNAAITDLQSHSGFFSALLFGGTANSLLFQTVPVTPGDSFELFLSIAKSGNLISPQVNIVLIYLDAANIPVGIGLNLTIPVGHLPDNTANIWTTIYETTAVVPATAIEALLIISKVPALSTADVILDDIELLQTSGGITGATGPTGDTGPTGDTGPTGDTGSTGATGPTGATGPTGAIGPTGAIGPTGSTGPTGATGPTGATGPTGSTGPTGATGSFSNFQVSENNPNTSGSSSIALTSTPTTLKTITITGSSALNRIWLNGAIGWQNGASNPIIQFRIMRGTTVIYSTDDQRTGANSLGTTSISHVDLTPGTGNVTYSITAHIVGGGSATVIGGITFTGALL, encoded by the coding sequence TTGCCCTTTAGTAACATAGTTGAAAATGGTAATTTTGAATCAGGAACTCTGTTGCCATGGAGTTTTACAAATGCGGCGATTACAGATTTACAGAGTCACAGTGGTTTTTTTAGTGCATTATTATTTGGAGGTACAGCTAATAGCTTATTGTTTCAAACAGTACCTGTAACACCTGGAGATAGTTTTGAATTGTTTTTATCTATTGCAAAATCAGGGAATTTAATAAGCCCGCAGGTAAATATTGTACTTATTTATTTAGATGCAGCAAACATTCCTGTTGGTATTGGACTTAATCTGACAATTCCCGTAGGCCACCTTCCAGATAATACAGCTAATATATGGACTACAATATATGAAACAACCGCTGTTGTACCAGCTACAGCTATTGAAGCATTACTTATTATTAGTAAGGTTCCTGCACTATCTACAGCAGATGTGATTCTTGATGACATCGAATTGTTACAGACTAGTGGGGGGATTACTGGGGCTACCGGACCGACTGGCGATACCGGGCCGACTGGCGATACTGGACCGACTGGCGATACTGGATCAACTGGGGCTACCGGGCCGACTGGGGCTACCGGGCCGACTGGGGCTATCGGGCCGACTGGGGCTATCGGGCCGACCGGCTCTACTGGACCGACTGGGGCTACTGGACCAACTGGGGCTACTGGACCAACTGGCTCTACTGGACCGACTGGGGCTACTGGAAGCTTTTCAAATTTCCAAGTTTCAGAGAATAATCCCAATACTAGTGGTAGCTCATCCATTGCATTAACTAGCACCCCAACCACATTAAAAACAATCACTATCACAGGAAGTTCCGCATTAAATCGCATCTGGCTAAATGGAGCAATAGGTTGGCAAAACGGAGCTAGTAATCCAATCATCCAATTTCGAATAATGCGTGGTACAACAGTCATCTATAGCACTGATGATCAAAGAACAGGAGCAAATTCGTTGGGTACCACAAGTATAAGTCATGTTGATTTAACCCCTGGAACCGGTAATGTTACGTACTCGATTACCGCCCATATTGTTGGTGGCGGTTCGGCAACAGTAATCGGGGGGATCACCTTTACGGGAGCTTTATTATAG
- a CDS encoding L,D-transpeptidase, whose product MSYHIHVSISKRKLYLFNGNKLVRSYPVALGKIATSTPYGNFTIISKVPYPYSYPGGPLSAFGTYWMGLSKPHYGIHGTNNPASIGKYVSHGCIRMYNRDVETLAKLVPIGTPVYIRRE is encoded by the coding sequence TTGTCTTATCACATCCATGTTTCCATATCTAAGCGAAAATTATATTTATTCAATGGAAACAAGCTCGTTCGATCATACCCAGTAGCTTTAGGTAAAATCGCTACATCAACACCGTACGGGAATTTTACCATTATTAGCAAAGTCCCTTATCCATATTCTTACCCAGGCGGTCCCTTAAGTGCGTTTGGTACATATTGGATGGGTCTGAGCAAACCTCACTACGGAATCCACGGTACCAACAATCCAGCCTCCATCGGAAAATATGTATCACACGGCTGTATTCGTATGTATAATCGTGACGTAGAGACCCTTGCCAAACTAGTGCCAATCGGAACACCTGTTTATATACGTAGAGAGTGA
- a CDS encoding DUF3221 domain-containing protein: MKISKNKLVTVVTTLALGFGFTMGVTPAFADSNQSSLQHSSISAVEQEEQQPFTGYVISIDDIYMVVANTSTKEEALSYQDNWWELASQNKILRVPVSAGDHYVLGEKLNVFAKAWTLSIPPIAIAPTIERVAD; encoded by the coding sequence ATGAAAATTTCAAAAAACAAATTAGTAACGGTAGTAACCACTCTTGCATTAGGCTTTGGATTCACAATGGGGGTAACACCTGCTTTTGCGGATTCAAATCAATCCTCTTTACAGCATTCCTCTATTTCTGCTGTTGAGCAAGAGGAACAACAACCGTTCACTGGCTACGTTATTTCGATTGATGACATATACATGGTTGTAGCCAATACTTCTACAAAAGAAGAAGCACTTTCTTATCAAGATAATTGGTGGGAATTAGCTTCTCAAAACAAAATTTTAAGAGTCCCTGTATCTGCTGGTGACCATTATGTTCTGGGTGAAAAGTTGAATGTATTTGCTAAAGCGTGGACTTTGTCAATTCCTCCAATCGCAATTGCACCTACGATTGAAAGAGTAGCCGATTAA
- a CDS encoding GNAT family N-acetyltransferase, whose protein sequence is MITNLHVSDEEIAKKILNVQIPAYKIEAEIIHFYGIPQLKDTVETIRTCNENFLGYLLEEELAGVISYTVDQNHLEICRLVVHPNHFRKGIARSLVGYVIENVAKGKKTTVSTGAKNIPAKKLYSMFGFIAVQDIEVAPNVFITLLEK, encoded by the coding sequence ATGATTACGAATCTTCATGTAAGCGACGAAGAAATAGCTAAAAAAATTCTTAACGTACAAATTCCTGCATATAAAATAGAGGCAGAGATCATTCATTTTTACGGAATTCCTCAGTTAAAAGACACAGTTGAAACCATTCGTACATGCAATGAAAATTTTTTAGGCTATCTGTTAGAGGAAGAATTAGCAGGGGTTATTTCTTATACAGTGGATCAAAATCATTTGGAAATCTGTCGATTAGTGGTTCATCCCAACCATTTTCGAAAAGGCATAGCCAGAAGCTTGGTGGGTTATGTAATAGAGAATGTGGCCAAAGGAAAGAAAACAACAGTTAGTACTGGTGCAAAGAATATTCCGGCGAAAAAGCTCTATTCGATGTTTGGATTTATAGCAGTGCAAGACATTGAAGTTGCACCTAATGTTTTTATTACATTATTAGAAAAATAG
- a CDS encoding CynX/NimT family MFS transporter: MNTQPYKSNRIHAHQSKIRTILTVVGIILIAANLRAAITAVGPLIGDILHTTGLSGTTAGMLTTLPLIAFAILSPITPKLARQFGMEKTLFIGLLVLSLGILLRYFPSTIFLFVGTALIGSAIAVGNVLLPSLIKRDFAHNIGIMTGAYSLSMGIFAALASGLSVPIAHGLQVGWRGSLFSVVFLSIVATLIWIPQLHSLHIPQKSSIDKVSGKSIWRCPLAWQVTLFMGLQSLAFYVSISWLPAILIDRGYSAESAGWILSLMQFVSLPVSFIVPMIAGRSRNQSGLAALVSLLGMIGFTGLLLGNDALLFLWIMFIGLGQGGSISLALTMFALRAPNVMVSAELSGMAQSIGYTLAACGPILFGFLHDVTNDWNPSLLGIIVVIFLQLLVGLGAGKDAYVTQLDTSEKTSHSS; this comes from the coding sequence ATGAATACGCAGCCATATAAGTCGAATCGTATCCATGCACATCAGTCAAAAATCCGGACAATCCTTACCGTTGTCGGAATTATTTTAATTGCCGCCAATCTCCGTGCTGCCATAACAGCAGTTGGACCTCTGATTGGTGATATTCTTCATACAACAGGTCTATCTGGCACTACTGCTGGAATGTTAACTACCCTGCCTTTAATTGCTTTTGCAATCCTATCTCCCATTACCCCAAAACTAGCCCGTCAATTTGGTATGGAAAAAACTTTATTTATTGGGCTACTTGTACTTAGCCTAGGTATTCTCTTACGCTACTTTCCTTCAACTATTTTTCTATTTGTTGGTACCGCTTTGATTGGGTCAGCAATCGCAGTCGGAAACGTCTTGTTACCTAGCCTAATCAAACGTGATTTTGCCCATAACATTGGAATTATGACGGGCGCTTATTCTCTATCAATGGGGATCTTTGCCGCACTAGCATCTGGACTTAGTGTACCGATTGCACACGGATTACAGGTTGGGTGGAGAGGCTCGCTATTCAGTGTGGTCTTTCTGAGCATTGTGGCTACATTGATATGGATTCCTCAGCTTCACTCTCTACATATTCCGCAAAAGTCATCAATAGATAAGGTGTCTGGAAAAAGCATTTGGCGTTGTCCTCTTGCTTGGCAGGTCACACTCTTTATGGGCTTGCAGTCATTAGCTTTTTACGTAAGTATTTCATGGTTACCGGCTATCTTAATCGATCGTGGCTATAGTGCCGAATCAGCAGGATGGATTTTGTCTCTCATGCAATTTGTCAGTTTACCAGTTAGTTTTATTGTTCCAATGATAGCTGGTCGCAGTAGGAATCAGAGTGGACTAGCCGCTCTCGTTTCGCTGCTTGGCATGATTGGCTTTACAGGGCTTCTTTTAGGTAATGACGCTTTGTTGTTTCTATGGATTATGTTTATTGGATTAGGGCAGGGTGGAAGTATCAGTCTGGCTCTCACTATGTTTGCCCTGCGCGCTCCCAACGTTATGGTATCAGCAGAGTTATCTGGTATGGCCCAGTCAATAGGGTATACACTAGCAGCTTGTGGTCCTATTTTGTTTGGATTTTTACACGATGTCACGAATGATTGGAATCCTTCTCTGCTTGGGATTATTGTGGTTATTTTCCTACAGCTACTCGTGGGTCTAGGTGCAGGTAAAGATGCTTATGTAACACAGCTAGATACATCGGAAAAAACTAGTCATTCCTCATAA
- a CDS encoding zinc ribbon domain-containing protein YjdM, with translation MVDLPNCPKCNSAYTYQDGSLFICPECAHEWTLAAEAEHSEDKRIIKDANGNVLNDGDTVTVIKDLKVTGSSSVIKIGTKVKNIRLIDGDHDIDCKIDGFGAMKLKSQFVKKA, from the coding sequence ATGGTAGATTTGCCAAATTGCCCAAAGTGTAATTCAGCATACACGTATCAGGATGGAAGTCTGTTTATTTGCCCTGAATGTGCTCACGAGTGGACTTTAGCAGCAGAAGCTGAACATAGTGAGGATAAAAGAATTATTAAGGATGCAAATGGAAATGTCTTAAACGATGGGGATACTGTAACAGTAATCAAAGACCTTAAAGTAACTGGAAGCTCTTCCGTCATTAAGATCGGTACAAAAGTAAAAAATATCCGCTTAATTGATGGAGATCATGATATTGATTGCAAAATTGATGGTTTTGGGGCTATGAAATTAAAATCTCAATTTG
- a CDS encoding OsmC family protein yields the protein MPVQTFKATSHLQDGMVVKARSRNFELTIDEPKSLGGTDTGMNPVEVVLSALGACQSIVARVYAKKFDIHLDDFWVEVEGDLDTDGFMNKSDVRRGYSEIRYTFHVKTDAPKERVESFVEFLERTCPVGDTIANPVNLKLNGIIIEA from the coding sequence ATGCCTGTTCAAACATTCAAAGCAACTTCACATTTGCAAGATGGAATGGTCGTTAAAGCCCGCTCCAGAAATTTTGAGTTGACGATTGATGAACCAAAAAGCTTAGGTGGGACTGATACTGGAATGAATCCTGTAGAAGTGGTGCTTTCCGCATTAGGTGCCTGCCAATCTATCGTTGCTAGAGTATATGCCAAAAAATTTGACATTCATCTTGATGATTTTTGGGTAGAGGTAGAAGGTGATCTCGATACAGATGGTTTCATGAATAAATCTGATGTTCGTCGTGGATATTCTGAGATCAGATACACCTTTCATGTCAAAACTGATGCTCCAAAAGAACGAGTAGAATCATTTGTAGAATTTTTAGAGCGAACTTGTCCAGTTGGAGACACAATTGCTAATCCGGTGAACCTAAAATTAAACGGAATTATTATTGAAGCCTGA
- a CDS encoding LolA family protein, whose amino-acid sequence MKKKQALAAVCMMAVMLSTTAPYCPVLAEAVNNKASKEKQTLHIDQVIAEINQKKPMSVYFEATDITHERQNGKTEKFTRYTKHWDNTIKGEERIEIRENRQIKYSVSKAGETTKYITGDKEASLYQKGLNTENNVINKVKKDLDFRIINKKYTSPDTKKTVQVVEESLLNRPVYHISLKTEIVRNGKSNVSYQDWWIDKETGFQLKSTGNWNNNRQTHEYTVTKVNFKPTFSEKDFIFELPVGVTLVNEERLKKK is encoded by the coding sequence ATGAAAAAGAAGCAAGCATTAGCAGCAGTATGTATGATGGCTGTCATGCTATCAACCACAGCCCCATATTGTCCAGTATTAGCAGAAGCCGTGAATAATAAGGCCAGTAAGGAAAAACAAACCTTACATATTGATCAGGTGATCGCAGAAATAAATCAAAAGAAGCCAATGTCTGTTTACTTTGAAGCAACAGACATTACTCATGAGCGTCAAAACGGGAAGACAGAGAAATTTACCAGATACACAAAACATTGGGATAATACAATAAAGGGCGAAGAGCGCATCGAAATAAGAGAGAATAGACAGATAAAGTATTCTGTCAGCAAAGCAGGCGAGACAACAAAGTATATAACAGGGGATAAGGAAGCGAGCCTTTATCAAAAGGGACTAAATACTGAAAATAATGTAATCAATAAAGTAAAAAAAGATTTGGACTTCCGAATTATTAATAAAAAGTATACTTCTCCTGATACGAAAAAGACCGTTCAGGTTGTAGAAGAGTCATTACTTAATCGACCGGTGTATCATATTTCTTTAAAAACGGAAATAGTAAGAAACGGGAAATCCAATGTATCCTATCAAGACTGGTGGATTGATAAAGAAACGGGCTTTCAATTAAAGTCTACTGGAAACTGGAATAATAACAGACAAACCCATGAGTATACAGTAACTAAAGTTAATTTTAAGCCTACATTTAGTGAAAAAGATTTTATATTTGAATTACCAGTAGGGGTAACGTTAGTAAACGAGGAAAGATTGAAAAAGAAATAA
- a CDS encoding recombinase family protein, protein MVGVYARVSTEEQARKGFSLKDQIAECRRKAKTDNVLEYVDEGISGEFLDRPALTKMRQDARDGLIKKIICLDPDRLSRKLMNQLIITDELDKRGVELVFVNGEYAKTPEGNLFYSMRGAIAEFEKAKITERMSRGRRQKARQGKVLRDFQVYGYNFDKEHDRMIVNENEAEIVRLIFDLFTKPNNLVKGINGIAHYLTKKNIPTKRGANVWHRQVVRQILLNRAYIGEFYQNRWNTEGMLGNKHRAPEERIPMRQRPKEEWIQVQCPAIIRKETYEHAQQLMDESRRRWAKESNHRYLLSGLVRCGNCENTMTGRKSSNWGKPILEYTDVKNFSGAKHFGCGRKIKAKELENEVWRTIRTWLNQPNEIAAASEIAQLDQNSSLEEAEISRLEKEIVKAKSGRKRLLMLFSQGLDITQEEIQQSIRELKEREAELTKELTALTASVLHQERNRYSKSQLLEAVEYYLNKGREELTFEEKQKMIRHIVREVRVFEDSVEIYTF, encoded by the coding sequence ATGGTCGGGGTATATGCGAGGGTAAGCACCGAGGAGCAAGCCAGGAAGGGGTTCAGCCTGAAAGACCAGATAGCCGAATGCCGAAGAAAGGCCAAAACGGATAATGTTTTAGAATATGTGGATGAAGGAATTTCAGGGGAATTTCTAGATCGGCCTGCATTAACAAAAATGCGTCAGGATGCTCGGGACGGACTTATCAAAAAGATCATATGTTTAGACCCGGATCGACTTTCGCGTAAACTGATGAATCAGCTTATTATTACAGATGAGCTAGATAAGCGCGGTGTTGAATTGGTCTTTGTTAATGGCGAATATGCGAAGACTCCAGAGGGTAATCTGTTTTACAGTATGCGCGGTGCGATTGCCGAATTCGAGAAAGCAAAAATTACAGAACGTATGAGCAGAGGGCGCAGACAAAAAGCACGGCAGGGTAAAGTTCTACGAGATTTTCAAGTCTACGGATACAACTTCGATAAAGAGCATGACCGAATGATTGTCAATGAAAACGAAGCGGAAATTGTGAGACTTATATTCGATTTATTTACAAAACCGAACAATCTCGTAAAGGGGATTAATGGAATTGCTCATTATCTTACAAAAAAAAATATACCGACAAAACGCGGAGCAAATGTCTGGCATCGTCAAGTAGTTCGACAGATCCTTCTAAATCGTGCATACATCGGTGAATTTTATCAAAATCGTTGGAACACGGAGGGGATGCTAGGCAATAAGCATAGGGCTCCAGAGGAACGTATCCCAATGAGACAACGTCCGAAAGAGGAGTGGATACAAGTACAGTGCCCAGCCATTATCAGGAAAGAAACGTATGAACACGCACAACAGTTGATGGACGAGTCACGGCGTAGATGGGCGAAGGAGAGCAACCACAGATATCTTTTAAGTGGGCTGGTACGCTGTGGAAATTGCGAGAATACGATGACAGGTAGAAAATCAAGTAACTGGGGAAAGCCCATACTTGAATATACGGATGTAAAAAATTTCTCTGGTGCGAAACATTTTGGTTGCGGTAGGAAAATAAAAGCGAAGGAGCTGGAGAATGAGGTATGGAGAACAATTAGGACCTGGCTGAATCAACCGAACGAAATTGCGGCAGCAAGTGAGATAGCGCAGCTTGATCAAAATTCTTCTTTGGAGGAAGCTGAGATATCTCGATTGGAAAAAGAGATCGTAAAGGCGAAGTCGGGTAGGAAACGGCTACTTATGTTATTTTCTCAAGGACTTGATATAACCCAAGAAGAGATTCAACAATCTATTCGTGAGCTTAAAGAAAGAGAAGCAGAATTAACAAAGGAATTAACTGCTCTTACAGCTTCAGTTTTGCATCAGGAAAGGAACAGGTATAGTAAGAGCCAGCTTCTGGAGGCTGTCGAATATTACCTAAATAAAGGACGAGAGGAGCTTACCTTTGAAGAGAAACAGAAAATGATTCGTCACATCGTCCGTGAAGTAAGAGTTTTTGAGGACAGTGTAGAAATTTACACATTCTAA
- a CDS encoding recombinase family protein, whose translation MKRIAIYLRKSRADLEAESRGEGETLAKHKKALLKVAKQLQLNIVRIREEIVSGESLLYRPEMQELLKEVQAHEYDAVLVMDMDRLGRGNMQEQGLILETFRQSKTKIITPRKIYDLEDEWDEEYSEFEAFMARKELKIINRRLQGGRIRSIEDGNYIGTRPPYGYLIEKKGKERYLIPHPEQAPVVKMIFEWYAHDDYQKRLGTSHIANQLNKLGYRTYTEKTWTAPSVLVILKNAVYIGRVQWKKTSYKKSTDVTKKSEKKLRPPEKWIDAKGKHAPLVSEALFYKAQEILQKKYHVPYQLVNGITNPFAGVIKCDLCGSSMVYRPYGNNAPHLKCYNQRCKNKSSRFDYVENAIIKNLKKWLNQYKANWDAYKEPESSTSSIKLKEFAVKSLTRERKELENQKSKLYDLLERGIYDEKTYVDRSHRITSRMDATKAAIIQTQEELRLELQKEKAQHDMIPRVETVIDLYEKTDDPAKKNHLIKSVLDKVIYRKEKHQRNDQFEITLYPKLPQ comes from the coding sequence ATGAAACGCATCGCTATTTATTTACGCAAATCCCGAGCAGACCTCGAAGCAGAATCCCGTGGTGAAGGGGAAACCCTTGCAAAACATAAAAAAGCCTTGCTGAAGGTGGCAAAGCAATTACAACTAAATATCGTCAGAATTCGTGAGGAAATCGTCTCTGGAGAAAGTCTCCTCTATCGCCCAGAAATGCAAGAGCTTTTAAAAGAAGTTCAAGCACATGAATATGATGCTGTACTGGTAATGGATATGGATCGCCTAGGACGGGGTAATATGCAGGAGCAAGGCCTGATTCTTGAAACATTCCGCCAATCTAAAACCAAAATCATTACCCCCCGAAAAATCTATGACCTAGAGGATGAGTGGGACGAAGAATACAGCGAATTCGAAGCATTTATGGCTCGTAAAGAGCTAAAAATCATTAATCGTCGGCTACAGGGCGGACGCATTCGTTCCATTGAAGATGGCAATTACATAGGCACTCGCCCACCATATGGATATTTAATTGAAAAGAAGGGAAAAGAACGATACCTCATTCCCCATCCCGAACAAGCACCTGTTGTGAAAATGATCTTCGAATGGTATGCACATGATGACTACCAAAAACGACTTGGAACAAGTCATATCGCTAATCAACTAAACAAGCTTGGGTATAGAACTTATACAGAAAAAACATGGACCGCCCCATCCGTCCTAGTCATATTAAAAAACGCTGTCTACATCGGGCGTGTACAGTGGAAAAAAACAAGCTACAAGAAATCCACAGATGTAACAAAAAAGAGCGAAAAAAAACTTCGACCTCCTGAAAAGTGGATTGATGCAAAGGGAAAGCATGCACCTTTAGTTTCGGAAGCGTTATTTTATAAAGCGCAAGAAATCTTACAGAAGAAATACCATGTTCCTTATCAATTGGTAAATGGCATTACGAACCCATTCGCTGGTGTTATCAAATGTGATCTATGCGGATCATCTATGGTTTACCGCCCATATGGTAATAATGCACCACATTTGAAATGCTATAACCAGCGTTGCAAAAATAAAAGTAGCCGCTTTGATTATGTAGAAAACGCCATCATAAAAAATTTGAAGAAATGGTTAAATCAATATAAAGCCAATTGGGATGCATATAAAGAGCCTGAATCAAGTACCAGCTCTATCAAACTGAAGGAATTTGCTGTAAAAAGTCTCACACGTGAAAGAAAGGAATTAGAAAATCAAAAGTCTAAATTATATGACCTTTTGGAACGCGGAATTTATGACGAAAAAACATATGTAGACAGATCACACCGCATAACATCACGCATGGACGCTACAAAAGCAGCTATTATCCAAACACAAGAAGAATTGCGTCTAGAACTACAAAAAGAAAAAGCGCAGCATGACATGATTCCTAGGGTTGAAACAGTAATAGATTTATATGAAAAAACAGATGACCCTGCTAAAAAGAATCATCTGATAAAATCAGTCCTCGATAAAGTGATCTATCGAAAGGAAAAGCATCAACGAAACGACCAGTTTGAGATAACCCTGTATCCTAAATTACCTCAATAA
- a CDS encoding IS1182 family transposase, whose product MLKRQDAEARYQLSVVSLDELVPSNHLVRKIEKAIDFTFIYDLVKDKYSQDNGRPSVDPVVLIKIVFIQYLFGIKSMRQTIKELETNVAYRWFIGYDFTQPIPHFSTFGKNYARRFQDTDLFETIFAHILGQALKHRFVDPSVMFIDSTHVKANANKKKYIKTIVEQEPKKYLSYLTDELNQDRIDHGKKPLPKKSEYIKKEVKLSTTDPDSGWFIKDEKERLFAYSFHAASDKNGFILSAKVTAANVHDSQMFQDVLSQAIHQVGKPYAVAVDAGYKTPYIAKTLITSGIRPVMPYTRPRTKDGFFKRYEYTYDEYYDCYICPANEILSYETTTREGYRMYRSNPSICKDCSFRNQCTNSKDSVKKISRHIWTEYIEEADHLRHTPKNKEIYSRRKETIERVFADLKEKHGLRWTTLRGIKKVTMQVMLVFASMNLKKLATWLWNPEKEKRKLLQLLTFYQQKIKQTLLISVA is encoded by the coding sequence TTGTTAAAAAGACAAGATGCAGAAGCCCGTTACCAACTGTCTGTTGTTTCATTAGATGAGCTTGTCCCTTCTAATCATTTAGTTCGTAAAATTGAGAAAGCAATTGATTTTACTTTTATATACGACCTTGTAAAAGACAAATACTCGCAAGATAATGGGAGACCGAGTGTCGACCCTGTTGTATTAATCAAGATCGTATTTATTCAATATTTATTTGGAATAAAATCTATGCGTCAGACAATCAAAGAACTGGAAACGAATGTAGCTTATCGGTGGTTTATCGGTTATGACTTCACTCAACCAATTCCTCATTTCTCTACCTTCGGTAAAAATTATGCTCGTCGTTTTCAAGATACAGACCTCTTTGAAACCATTTTCGCACATATTCTTGGACAAGCTCTTAAGCATCGATTTGTTGATCCTTCTGTTATGTTTATTGATTCTACTCATGTAAAGGCTAATGCTAATAAGAAGAAATACATAAAGACTATAGTTGAACAAGAGCCTAAAAAATATCTATCTTATTTAACAGACGAATTAAATCAGGATAGGATCGATCACGGAAAGAAGCCCTTGCCAAAAAAGTCTGAGTATATAAAAAAGGAAGTGAAGTTGAGCACTACTGATCCTGATAGTGGTTGGTTTATTAAGGATGAAAAAGAAAGATTATTTGCATATTCTTTCCATGCCGCAAGCGATAAGAACGGATTCATCTTAAGTGCAAAAGTAACAGCTGCTAATGTTCACGACAGCCAAATGTTCCAAGATGTTTTAAGTCAAGCTATTCATCAAGTAGGAAAACCGTATGCAGTAGCAGTAGATGCAGGCTATAAAACTCCTTATATTGCTAAAACCCTCATTACGTCTGGTATACGTCCTGTAATGCCGTATACGCGACCACGTACAAAGGATGGATTCTTTAAGAGATACGAATATACTTATGATGAATATTATGATTGCTATATTTGTCCTGCAAATGAAATATTATCTTATGAGACAACAACCCGTGAGGGGTATCGAATGTACAGATCGAATCCATCAATCTGCAAAGATTGTTCCTTTCGGAACCAATGTACAAATAGCAAGGATTCAGTGAAAAAAATTAGTCGTCATATATGGACGGAATACATAGAAGAAGCTGATCATCTTAGACATACGCCAAAAAATAAAGAAATCTATTCAAGAAGAAAAGAAACGATTGAACGAGTATTTGCAGATTTAAAGGAAAAGCATGGCTTGAGATGGACCACTTTACGAGGGATTAAAAAAGTGACCATGCAGGTGATGCTTGTTTTTGCTTCTATGAATTTAAAAAAGCTCGCTACTTGGCTCTGGAATCCTGAAAAGGAGAAGCGTAAGCTTCTTCAATTACTGACTTTTTACCAACAAAAAATAAAACAAACTCTCCTTATATCAGTAGCATAA